CCAGACACTTTGCCAAAAGACAATTAACCTGGTTTAGGAGGGATCCTCGAATCAAATGGTATGACGTCACAGAATGTTCGGCTAAACAAATTCTTGACGAAATTTGCGATTCTCTTGACTTGCACAGTGATGGAAACTAAGGTAAAATTAGACAATAAGAAAAATGGTGATGGAGGTAAAAAATAAAATGAATAAATCACCGATTAACTTGCAGGATGTTTTCTTGAACCAAATCCGCAAAGATAACATACCTGTTACGATCTATTTGGTCAATGGATTCCAGCTTAAAGGATTAGTCAAAGGTTTTGATAATTTTACGGTTGTTCT
The window above is part of the Dehalobacter sp. genome. Proteins encoded here:
- the hfq gene encoding RNA chaperone Hfq produces the protein MNKSPINLQDVFLNQIRKDNIPVTIYLVNGFQLKGLVKGFDNFTVVLDYEGKQQMVYKHAISTIMPMRQVNLNALVGEMTE